One region of Erythrolamprus reginae isolate rEryReg1 chromosome 8, rEryReg1.hap1, whole genome shotgun sequence genomic DNA includes:
- the QRFP gene encoding orexigenic neuropeptide QRFP yields the protein MISPSHLSCLLLLSVGTSSPAHSLPPPKHPGEEFQLVPNKLGFQEAGLIKWRRSHADLNPLFSIAKELQSFGKEKAGIQFRFGRQGMDENPGAAPELPEEDGEKEANGLDSFAERQNGYYDGEKTGFSVWLGRRKREAFLCRR from the coding sequence ATGATTTCCCCCAGCCACCTCTCCTGCCTCCTCCTGCTGAGTGTCGGGACCTCTTCCCCTGCCCACAGCCTCCCACCTCCAAAACACCCTGGAGAAGAATTCCAACTGGTCCCGAATAAACTCGGCTTTCAGGAAGCCGGACTTATAAAGTGGCGCCGTTCGCACGCAGACCTGAACCCCCTTTTCAGCATCGCCAAAGAGCTCCAGAGCTTCGGGAAGGAGAAAGCGGGCATCCAATTCCGGTTTGGGAGGCAAGGCATGGACGAGAACCCCGGGGCCGCCCCGGAGCTGCCGGAGGAAGACGGCGAGAAAGAAGCCAACGGTTTGGACAGCTTCGCAGAACGACAAAATGGCTATTACGACGGGGAGAAAACCGGCTTTAGCGTCTGGCTTGGGAGGCGGAAACGAGAGGCGTTTTTGTGCCGAAGGTAG